The Pagrus major chromosome 5, Pma_NU_1.0 genomic sequence CAAATCAGCTGAGTGGCTTTGACAAAGGAGATGAGACATAACAAAACAGAcgtagctaaaaaaaaaaaaaaaaaaaaagctttattgaAAACAACACTACAAAGAATAATTCAAAAGCATCAGCTCATCTTGTTCAAAATGgcatttatctgtttttgcaaatgaactctTCTACACTAGCCTACAACTAAAATTATAGAAGCCAGCAAGAAGCACACAGAGACCGGGGTTCACCCAGGGCTCACCGGCCCTGTGAATGTAGGTCAAACACGGACTAGTCCCGTCCCTCCCACTCTCCCACCCGGAGAGGAGAGTTACCTGACTGCTGTTCCCGcagttcattttcatgttgttttttcttcctcttttcattcCCTGAGGGATAACTCCGCTTCATCTTGCTAGATGCACATGCACTGGGAATCTGACGTGCACGACGGACGGTCACGTcgtcacgttttttttttttttttttttcctcttcccgcggggctttttttttttttcctcttcccgCTGGGCCTCTATTAGTTCGCGGGGCCCTACGCAACGTGCGTAGTGTGCGTATTGGGTGAACCGGTACTGCCTTCAGGAGTGGCCCCACCAGCAAGAATTCCCCTCTGCTTACTGCACTCTCAGGCTCTAGACCTTAAGTTTACAAGGGCCCATCCACACAAAGGTGCTCTGTGACTTCCAAGGGGCTCAGACAAATGTTTGTCATCTGCCCCCGTGTTGTTTAAGAACACTGCCCTTAAACAACACATCTCTGTATTAGGTAGTAAAAAGCTGGAGAACAAAGAGAGATAGATGATTGAGCAGGACTGTTATGGCTTGGATCTATGTTTAGACTTCTTCTAAAGTTATGAGGACATATCGGGACGTGGTGGactgatttatttctttaaacacATCCAGTTCACTTATAGTGTTGTTTGgagaaaatatataattatgattaattattTCAAGTCATGAAATAATCCAGAATTTGTGGTAGCCCAACAGATTGATTGGTTTGCACCTAATTTAAATTTGTATACCTGGAGTAAACACTGGATTTACACACCAAATTAAccaatgtaaaaacaaaaacaatagggttCCAACACCATTCGCGCTTGGACCACCACCAATCAgtatttaataatatattatttattaagtgatcaacatttttctgaattgttttgtttatttctggtGGAAATATAACGATAGGCCCTCTGGTCAGTGAAATGACAAGGCCTAAAATAGATTTTAGGAGAGAAAGTGGATAGTGGCAGGCAGAGAGTAGTAGCTTAGAAGATTTTAGTTCATCCACAGAAAGTGAATAATCCCTTAGGTGCAAATTGTTTTGTTATGACCAGTAAACTCTGACAGGGAACAGGacccaaacacaaacacgagGCAGGTATGATGAAATGAAATCCGAAGCCGTGGCCATGAACATGACTTACAGGTTGGCAACAGCAATCCATTAAATAGTTCCtattgctgtgaagctccagaattgttttgtggaccatgaaacttcacctgactttccatcggcatggacatgagtagataatgactgaattttcatttttcggAGAACTTATCCTGTAAGCATTGCATTGtaactaaataataataataataataataataataataataataataataataataataacaacaatgaaaatgaaagactTAAATCCACATCACTCAGCTTTATTACCATGACTCTACACACTCCGACACAGCAGGTGGCGGTACAGATATTTAACATTGATTTCCAATCCGCCAATAGCCACAAAGAAGAGGGTGGTCTGTGGGTaaaccaaagaagaagacaaagtaTCCCAGCGTACACTGCTGCTGCGTCTTACCTTACCAAAGAGGTACCAAAGCAGACTGGGCCCTGAATGTGAGTTTATCGGCGTAAATCAGACTGTGTGGCCCTCACCCTCTGAAGGATGAGCCTGCGGACACTTCTGAGCTCCTCTGCCTTGATCGCTATGTTGGGGCTCGGCTATGGGATGTGGGCTTTGATATCTCCCggagaggagagacggagagagctAGTCAAGGTGATTCATTCAGCTCAACGGTATTATTCAGTGTACCGACAAACTAAGTGCTTAACAAACTATACAACGAGCTGGTAACTTAGCGAGTGCTGTACAGCCTGCTGTGGGTCTAACGGAGTCAGGTTTGTGTCACTTTTGTTTGAATTAAAGGCTTGAACCAGGTTAGCTGACAGGAACTACTCCACCAAGCTTTAACCTCCTGTCTTATGTCTGGAGATGTTTCGTCAGTTGGTTCCATGGGTTTCTACACATGTACTGTTGATTATACAGATGAGTTCGATACCTTAATCAGGGATTTGGAAATTGCTGCCAAGTACAAACCAGACTTGTTTTTGtccacacattttctttttaaacgtTTGAGGGCTTAAAAATACATTCCCAGGTAAACGACGAATTAAAGCCATTACATACATTTCTGGAATTTTCCAAGCTGTTTTAATTAAGTAAAATTATGATCCATTGGGATTGTGATACGGtgaattaaaagtgaaatgatCTGTCTGTAAACAgttgttggaaaaaaatgttggtcCCATCATGCACAAAGTAGATGACCTAACAGACTTGCCAAAACTAAATCAAATCTGTGGAGTGACCTGCTGATTGGTTTAGAatccctgttaaaaggtttttttttctcaatatggcaagtttttcctcactcaaatcgagggtctaaggacagaggatctcattcactgtacagattgtaaagcccattgaggcaatgtgattgtgattttgggctacataaataaaattgatttgatttaccTGATGAACTGACAATGTGAACGTTGTTACCTTAAACCTGGGAGCTCTGAAGGCTTATTAGTTTTCAAAATAATCAAGAAACATACAATCATCTCTCTTCAGTTGCAGTACAACAGCAGCCTATGCAGCGGCAGGCTGCACTTAAAAAGGTCAGCACACCTTGGGGGTCAAAGTTCAACCAATATATCCACTTATGAATCTTTAATTACAGTACAAGCTCACAAAGGTCAGAACCAGGTTCTGCGTCTTACATTGAGCTATTTCCAAGTTTGACCAAGAACATGCTGACCTTTTACAGGCTCGTTCAATGGAAATCTATCACATGGAGTATGTGGATACCaggatagaaaaaaatattgtcatatatatatatatatatatatatatatatgtatatatatatatatatatatatatatatgtatatatatatatatatatatatatatatgtgtgtgtatatatatatatatgtgtgtgtatatatatatatatgtgtgtatatatatatatatatatgtgtatatatatatatgtgtgtatatatatatatatatgtgtatatatgtgtatatatatatatatatatatatatgtgtgtatatatatatatgtgtatatatgtgtatatatatatatatatatatatgtgtatatatatatatatgtgtatatatatatatgtgtatatatatatatgtgtatatatatatatgtgtatatgtgtgtatatatatatatatgtatatatatatatgtatatatatatatatatatgtgtatatatatatatatatatgtgtgtatatatatatatgtatatatatatatatatatgtgtgtatatatatatatatgtgtgtatatatatatatatatgtgtgtatatatatatatatgtgtgtatatatatatatatatgtgtgtgtatatatatatgtgtgtatatatatatgtgtgtgtatatatatatatatatacatgtgtatatatgtatatatatgtgtatatatgtatatatatgtgtatatatatatgtatatgtgtatatatatgtatatgtgtatatatatatgtatatgtgtatatatatatgtatatgtgtatatatatgtatatatatatatatgtatgtatgtatatatatatgtatgtatatatatatgtatgtatgtatatatatgtatgtatgtatatatatgtatgtatatatatatatgtatgtatgtatatatgtatgtatgtatatatatgtatatgtatatatatatatgtgtatatatatgtatatatatgtatatgtgtatatatatgtatatgtatatatatatatatgtatatatatgtatatatatatatgtatatatatgtatatatatgtatatatatatatatgtatatatatatatatgtatatatgtatatgtatgtatatatatatgtatatatatgtatatatgtatgtatatatatgtatatatgtatatatatgtatatatatgtatatatatgtatatatgtatatatatgtatatatatgtatatgtgtatatatatgtatatatatgtatatgtatatatatgtatatatatgtatatgtatatatatgtatatatatgtatgtatatatatgtatatatatatatgtatatatatatatgtatatatatatatgtatatatatatgtatatatatatgtatatatatatatatatatgtatatatatatgtatatatatgtatatatgtatgtatatgtatatatatatgtatgtatgtatgtatatgtatatatatatgtatgtatgtatgtatatgtatatatatatatgtatatatgtatgtatatgtatgtatatatatatgtatatatatatgtatatatatatatatgtatatgtatatgtatatgtatgtatatatatatgtatatatatatgtatatgtatatgtatatatatgtatatgtatatgtatatatatgtatatgtatatatatatatatgtatatgtatatatgtatatatgtatatgtattatatatatgtgtatatatatatatgtatatgtatatatgtatgtatatatatgtatgtatatatgtatatatatatatatatatatatatatattagctATGTATGAAGGCAGAAAGGCTGTTTTTaccactgaaatgaaaaaagtcgAACTATTGATGCAATTAAGTTATATACTCGTTGTCAAACCCTtgtatttaatatataaaaaaatctgcatttgcTTTTTATGGTTTATTGTAGTAATTTATTGGATGCATCTGCCCATCAGAATCTGCCTGAATCAAATCCAGTGAGAATGGACGAGACGAGGAAGAGGAACGCTCTGGTGATGCAGGCACTGAAGGATGCAGCTGAAACCAATGACAATATTGCGAGCAGGATGGGACGCCACAAATAGACAGGCTCTGCCTTTGGACCTTTATTAAAATCTCCAAGTACTAAATGCTGCTGGCATGCTGGGACACAATAAAgatggacattttattttacagggaGGTTGCCGTCTAATATTTTCATTGTATGTGACAACAATTTACAATTggatgtaagaaaaaaaaaaaaggcttattAAAACACTCTTAACAACCACATCAGTCTTATTCAAAGCCCAGTGATGATCATTAGCATTTATGTGCGGGGCAGAATGTTGTTCAGGGGATTTGCCGAcagtaacaaaaaaatatagaataacaaACTTAAAATACTTAGCTAAGATGAATTTGCACCTCTTTCAGGACAGGTGATAAGACAAATCCAATAATTCACTGGATAATGCTGTATATACTGATGTACACAGTAAATAACAAAGGCCCTGGTCTGTGTACACGAAAAACTTCAATCATTATTGATGATATGACAAAAGTTTGTCTCActtcttgtttgatttgaaaTTAATCTAAACCTGTTGTCAGAGCAGCTGTTCTTCACTGACTTGCATTATCCTGACTACTTGATGACATTTCCAGCTCAAATACTTGGCAGGGCTGGAAAATATTTAATCTGTTCTGAACTAAATTTATCTCATATTAAGTTGTGCAAAGGGTACTGTGTTTGAATGCTTCGCAGGGCAACTgacaatctttttttctttcatctaaACCTCTCATTGACAGatgcaaaaaaatacatcacCACATAAGCAAAATCACCATAGAAACTTTTACTGAAAAACAGGAAGCATGACATAACGTAACATATAGAATGCTCTTCACTGAACTGGCATCACCTTGTAATTAAATAAGTAACTACAGGGATGTTTGCCCCAATGATGACCCATGATGAAGATAATGATTACAACAAACATCTTGACatacaggaaaaagaaacaatgcACCTAGATAGACAattagaaaagagaaacaacaagATTGGAATACTGTCTACAAAACTTCAAGAAGCAGTCTTTGTTGGTACAGTTATAACTCTAAGCATGACCATAGAGTGGTTTTAAATTCTACTACTGATATATGATAGATATGGGTTTCAAACAGCTATGAGAACCAAAATGAAATATACAATAATACATAACTAAAAAGAATCTCCCCAAATGTTAACTCTTCCTACAAATATTTCACCATCACCAAACGTTGAATGTGAACATTAGGTAATTATTTAATTCATGAATTGAGTGCTGGTGCACCGTTTTAACCTATTGGTTGTGTTGTTCACACCCATATATACCGTAGATTTATTTTGTACTCCTAATGCATcttcacagacaaaaacacagatcaaaCTTGACAGTAATTTGTCATCAAATGGAACTGTGCACTTTTGGCCTCTTCAATTTTTCTCCCTAGTATGTGCATGAGCTTTGTTCAGAAAATACGAACCATAATAGATGAGCAATCCGTAGATAgaaaacacactgctgcacatGCAGATGTAACTTTTAGTGTCAACCCTGTGATCTCACTTGTGCCTTCAGGTGAATTTTGCATCACTCaacacagaat encodes the following:
- the uqcc3 gene encoding ubiquinol-cytochrome-c reductase complex assembly factor 3; the encoded protein is MSLRTLLSSSALIAMLGLGYGMWALISPGEERRRELVKNLPESNPVRMDETRKRNALVMQALKDAAETNDNIASRMGRHK